The Haloplanus natans DSM 17983 DNA segment GGAGGCGGCCGAGGCGACACGCGAACTCCTCGACGACCTGACGAGCGCCCGGTCGGAACGCGAGCGACTCCGCGAGCGGCGCGAGACGAAGCGACGCGCCGCCGAATCGCTGCGCGAGGATCGCGCCACGGTCGAGGAGCGGCTGGCGGAGTCGACACCCGACGGAGCCGAGAGCGTCGAGGCGCGACTGGAGGAGATCGAAACCGAACTGCGGCGTCTCCGCGACCGGAAGGGGCGTCTCGACGAGACGATCAACGCGTTGAGCCCGATCGTCGAGTTGAACCAGGGGGTGCTCACCGAGGACGAGCGGCCGCCGGACTTCGGCGCGGCGGACGTGGTCTCGAAGCTGAACCCCGAGTCGGAGTCGGTCACCTGCTGGACCTGCGGCCAGTCGGCCGAGCGGGCGGAGATAGAGGCACAGATCGAGGCCGTCGAAGCGGTCCTCGACGAGAAGCGCGCGGAGCGGACGGCCGTCGAATCGCGGATCGAGGAGCGCCGGGCGGAGCGGGCGAACCTCGACGCTCGTCGCGAGGAGCACGCCGACCTCGAAGCGCGGCGCCGGCGCCTCGAACGGAAGATAGAGGAGCGCGAGCGGTCGATTTCGGCGCTCGACGACCGCATCGACGGCGTGAGCGACCGGATCGAGGCGCTGGAGGCGGAGCTCGAAACAACCGACGCGGCGAGCGACCTCGTTGCCCGCCACCGGACGGTGAGCGACCTGGAGTACGAACGCGGCCGCCTCGAACGCGAACTCGCCGACGTGGAGGCGGACATCGAGGCCGCGGAGGACGCGCGGGCGGAACGCGAGTCGCTTCGTGAGGAGCGCGAGACGGTGCGGACCCGGCTCGCGGCGTGTCGCGAGCGCGTCGAGCGGATCGAGCGCGAGACGGTCGAGACGGTGAACGACTGTCTGGCGCGCGTGCTGGATCGACTCGACTACCGCGGTATCGAACGCGTCTGGATCGAGCGCCGCGAGGCGGAGTCGGAGACGGTCTTCGACCTGCAGGTCGTCCGGACGACGGACGACGGCAGCGTCTACCGCGCGGCGGTCGACACCCTCAGCAAGAGCGAACGCGAGGTGGTGGGGCTGGTGATCGCGCTCGCGGGCTATCTGGTCTACGACGTGGCCGAGACGGTCCCCGTCGTCGTCGTCGACGCCATCGAGATGCTGGACGCGGCGCGCATCGGTGGGCTCCTCGGCTTTTTCACCGATCACGCCCGCTACGTCGTCGCGGCGGTCCTGCCGGAGGAAGCCGAGCGACTTCGGGAGCGGTTCGAGACGGCGGACCTCGAGGCGTCGTGACGGGGTCGGGCCGCCCCCGGCGCGTGGGAATTGCGACACACGCTACCCGGTGTCGTGGAGCTTCCAAATCCGGCGACTTATACCGTCGAACGGCCTACGATCGGTATCGATGTCGACGCTGAAACACGCCCCCGGCCCGGCGGCGCGGAGCGCCTTTCGGCTGGGTATGCTGACCGCCATCGTCGTCGGTCTCGCAACCCTCGGCGCTCTCTATCTGCGGGACGTGCTGACGACGGCGACGGCGCTCTATTCGCTGATCGCGCTGTTTCCCGTCTACCTCATCCTCGTCGCCTCCGCGCTCAGTGTTTGGCTCGGCTACGACAAGGACGTGACTGATCTCCGCCCGGTGTATCGTTAATACGGCCGGCCGTGCGTCAGTGGAACGGTTCGGTGCGCCGGGATACCGAACGTACGGGACAGCCGACGGTAGAACTACTCGTCGCCCCCGGGACGGGACAGGGCGGTGACGACGGCCCGGAGTTGCGCGCGGAGCGACGGCCGGTCGCGTTCGTGACGGCGGAAGGCGAGGGTCAGACCGACCAGCGCGACCAGCGAGAGGACGGCGAAGGGACCGCCGGTGAGCACGGCCGCGGCCTGGAGCGACTCGCCGCCGCCGACGAGCAACACGGCGCCGGCGACGGCACCCTGGAGGACGCCCCAGAAGGCGATGCTGCCCGTCGTCGGGGCGACGCCCCGTTTGGTCGCCAGTATCGACACGACGAGCGTCGACGTGTCGGCCGAGGTGACCATGAAGACGACGATGAGCGCGAGGAAGGCAAAGAGGAGGAGCCGCGAGAGCGGGAGAGCGGCGAGGACGGGAAAGCCGGCGACGGCCTCGGAGCCGCCCGCGGCCTCGATGGCCGCGAGCACGTCGGCGCGGCCGGATCGCTGGAAGGCGAGGGCGGTGCCGCCGAAGAGGAGGTGCCAGCAGACCGACGCGGCCCCGGTGGCGACGACGACGGTGAACGCGACGGTACGCACCCGCCGGCCCTTCGAGAGCGCCGCGAGAAAGAGGCCGGCGAAGGGTGCCCACGAGAACCACCACGACCAGTTCCAGACCGTCCAGTCGGCGACCCAGGAACTGGATGGAGCGAAGCTCATGGCGACGAAATCGGTCGCGTAGCGCCCGAGGGCGGTGGCCCCGGCGTCGACGACGAAGCCGCGCGGGCCGACGACGAACAGCAGGAGGGCAAAGAGGGCAAAGAGGCCGAGGTTGATGCCGGCGATGCGGCGGATGCCCCGCTGGACGCCGCTCTCGGCGGAGATACTGTAGATGACGACGAGGCCGGCGACGAAAAGGAGGGCGCCGGTGCCGCCGACGGCGACACCCCACTGGAAGGTGATGCCGGCGAGGAACTGCTGGCCGACGAAGGCGACGGAGGTGGCGACGCCGCCGATAGTGGCGAAGATGGCGAGTACGTCCACGAGTTTCGCGAACGCGCCGTCGAGGCCGTCGACGCCGAGGAAAGGCGTGAGGATGGTCGAGACGCGAAGCGGCGCGCCGCGCTGGTGGGTGAAGTAGGCGATGGGGAGGCCAACGACGAGGTAGGCGCTCCACGCCGACACGCCCCAGTGGAAGCTCGCGTACGTCAGCGCGGCGACGGCGGCGGCCGGCGACCGAGGATCGACGCCCGTGGCGGGTGGCGGCGACGCGTAATGAAAGAGCGACTCCGCGGGACCCCAGAAGACGACACCGGCGGCGATGCCCGCGGTGAACACCATCGCGAAGTACGTCGGATAGGTGTAGTCGGGGTCGGCGTCGGGGCCGCCGAGGCGAATCGAGCCCCACGGCCCGACGAGGAGAAACAGGGCGTAGACGACGGCTAGGAACATGGCGCCGAGAAAGAGCCAGTCGAACTCCCGAAAGAGGACGCGCTGGGCGGTGGTGACGGCCACGACGGTGCGATCAGGCGCGGCGAGGCGGGCGGCGAAGAAGGTAGCGAGGACGGCGACGGGAACGCCGAAGGTAACGGGGTCCTGCCTGGCGAGGAAGCCGCCGATCCAGTTGCGCCAGGAGAGGTGACGGACCCGGAGCAGATAGGGCGCCCCAGGTCGCGCGTCGTCGGCCGTCGGCGGGTCGACGGGGAGGAGCGCGAGGTAGGCCAACCCCGTACCGAAAAACAGGAGCGAGAGGACGAGCCATCCACGCCCGGAGACGACGGAGCCGACGATGGCCGGGAAGAAGAAACCGGAGACGACGACGATACCGGACAGCGCACAGGCCGGAAGGAGCGCCGAGCGGGCGAGTCGCTCCACCACGGCCGTGGCTCGCGATGCCATACCACACATGTCGCCCGGCGGAGATATAGGTGTGTCGTCGGGGGCTCCTTTTTATCGGTGCCGCCCGAACCGGGGGGTGTGGCGACCGACCCACCCGAGACGCCGGGTGACACGGCGCTCGACGAGTTGTTTCACCAGCCCGAGCAGGTGCCGCTCGTCTACTGGCGGGCGTTCTCCGGCTCGAAGACGGCCGTTCTGCTGGCGGGAGCGGCGGCCGTCCTCGCCTTCGTCGCCGGCATCTCCCACCTCAGCCAAGGAGGCGTCACGCCGACCGGCCCGCTCGCGGGGGCGCTGCCGCCGGACGCGGCGGCGGTGATGCCGCTTGCGAGCATCGTGGTCGCCTTCCTCCTGACCGGCGTCGCGGTGGGCCTGCGGAGCCGCTATCGACTCGCGTGGTACGGCGCGCTGGCCTGTTTTTCGGGGGTGGTCGTCCTCCCGCTGGTAACGGGCGCGGCGAGCGACGCCGTCCCGGCGCTCGCGGGCGCCGTCGGCCTGGGCTTTGCCGTCGCGAACCGGTCGGAGTTCGACCGCCCGGTGGAGTTGACGCCGTTCCAGACGACGGCCCTGCTGGCGTTCGTCGCGGTGCAGGTGTACGGCACCGTCGGCACCTACGCGATGCGGGAGAACTTCGTCGGCGTCGACACCGTAACCGACGCGTTCTACTACATCGTCGTGACGGGAACGACGGTCGGCTACGGCGACGCGACGCCGACGACGCAGGTGACCAAGCTGTTCACCCTCTCGGTGATCGTCCTCGGAACCGGCGCGTTCACCGTCGCCACGGGGTCGTTGATAATCCCCGCCCTCGAATCCCGCATCTCCAGCGCCTTCGGAACCATGACAGCCTCGGAACTCACGCTCCTCGACGATCACGTACTCGTCCTGGGCACCGGCGAACTGACCGAACCGCTCCTCGACGAACTCGCGACGACGGCGGACGTGGTGGTCGTGACGGCGGACGACGACGTGGCGGCGGCGCTCGACGACCACGAGGTGAGCGTGTTGACGGCCGATCCGACCGACGAGGAGGCGATCCTCGACGCCCGTATCGACACCGCCCGCGGCGTGGTAGTGGCGACGGACGACGACGCGCGGGACGCCCTCGCCGTCGTCGCCGCCCGCCAGGCCAACCCGGACGTGCGCATCGTCGCCGCCGCGACCGACCAGAAACACGTCGACAAACTCGAAGCCGTCGGCGCCGACGCGGTCATCAGCCCCGCGGTCATCGGCGGGCGACTGCTCGGCCAGTCTGTACTCGGTGCCGACGACGCCCTCGCGAGCGTCTTCGACGACGGCGAGGACGGCGACGCCTAGTACTGTTTATTGTAACTGTGTACCGGTGGTTCGCCGACCCGTTCTGGCGAACCACCGGGACTGACTTACAATGATCAGTATAAGACCGCCGTCGAACGGTGTCGGGGGAGTCGCCACCGACCGCGTGAGGCCCCCAAGTTATTTCCTCCAGTCAGGAGAAGGTCCGGTAAGGAACGTAGAGCGATGTACGAGAACATTCTGATCCCGTTCGACGGAAGCGACGAGGCGATGAAAGGAGCCAAACACGGCATCGAGCTCGCGGCGACGTGTGGGGGCACGGTCCACGCCCTTTATGTCGTCGATCTTCCGGGTGCGCCACGGACGGTGTATCTCCGTGACGACGAAGACGAGATGCGCGAGCGCTACCGCGAGTACGGCGAGGAGGTGACGGGCGACGTTTGCGAGATGGCGGCCGAGGAGGGCCTAGACTGCGTGACCGCGCTTCGAAGCGGATCGCCCGGTGAGGAGATCGTCGACTACGCCAAAGACGAAGGGATGGACGTCATCGTCCTCGGGAGCGCGTACCGGGGAAAGTGGGGGGCGTTGCTCGGCAGTACGGCGGAGAAGGTGGTTCGAACCGCCGAAACGCCGGTCGTGACGGTGCGCGAGAAGATGAACGACTGATACGGTTTATCCTCGGGGCCGGCGCGCCGACGTTACGCCGCGCCGTCCCGCCGGAGCCACCGCTCGCGCAGGTAGATGAGGATGCTCGCGCTCAGAAAGGAGAGCCCGGCGACGTTGAGCCGGCCCGCAGCCATCAGCCACAGCGCCACGGCGAAGGCGGCGACTATCAACAGCGCCAGGATCGTCGGGACGGCGTCGGGCATCGGACGTATCCACACGTCGGAGCGTAAAAAGTCTCGGCGACTCGTCGCCGATCAGTAGAAATGCTTGAACTCCCAGTGGTACTGGCAGTTCGGACAGTTCGCCCACTCGGGCACGTCGAAGGCCTCCGGGTGGCGCTGGCCGTGTTGCATCGGCGTCCGGCAGACCGGGCAGGTGAGCCCCAGAAGTTCGAGATCGCCGAACCGCTCGGCAGGGAGTTCGATCCGACACTCCGGACAGTCGATGGCGTCGCGCGAGTCGGCCTGGAGGATGCCGGCCGCACAGTCCGGACACCGGAGCGTCGCAGGCGGCCGATACGCCCAGCCGGTGTCGCCGTCAATAGTGGTGGTGTGGGTCTCGACGCTCGACAGTCGGAACTTGTTCGGGCCGTCCCCGGTCCGTAACGGCGCGATCAGCCGCTCGGCGAGTCGGCGACACGCCGAGAGGAACCAGCGGAACGCGGCGGTCGTCCGACTGACGGCCGCATTTCCGAAGCCTCGAGCGCCGGCGTCGTCGGCCACTGCGCGCCGTAGGGGACAGTCGCATAAATAGTCGGGGGCGGGGACAGGCTTTCCCCGAGGCCCGTTCAATCGGCGGGCGTGTTACGTTCACGCCGTGAAGTCGGTGCGACCGCGGGCGCCGTCGTCCTCGCACCGCTCCAGTGGGGGTTCGAGCCGACGAGCGTCGTCAGTAGCGAGCCGGGTCGAGCGATCGCGTCGTTTCTTCTCGTCTTGGGCGTCGGCACGGCAGTCCGGTACTGGCGACCGGGTCTGATAGAGCGGGCGGTCGACGCGACGTTGGAGCGGCCACTCACCGCGCCGCTTTACGGCGTGGCGACGGCCGTCCTCGGCTGGCTCGTCGTGGCGTACGCGTTCGGGCAGGCGCTCCGGATCGGCGGCGGCGTGGGGCAGGCGGCCGTGATCCTCGGAGTCGGCGGAGCACTCGCAGTCGCGGGATTCGGGGTCGTCGTCGTCGGCACCGGGCTGATGGCGGTCGTCGACGACCGGCATCGGTGGACCGGGGCGCTCGCCGGCGCGGGCTTGAGCGCGCTCGTCCTGTTGGCACTCCCGGATCGGCTCGGACTGGTCGTCTGGGCGTTCGTGGCCGCAGTGGGGTTGGGCGGGGGGGCACGCCGCTGGCTGCACGCGTCACGGTCGATCGAACGGAAGGTAAAGGAGTGAGGGGAGTCGTCAGTCGCTGCTGGCCGCGTCGTCGCCCTCCCTGACATCGGTCACCATCTCGTCGCCGGCCGTCACCACATCGACGTTCTCACGGTCGGTGAGTTCCTCGATGGTTTCGGCGAACTCCTCGGATTCGAGGATCTCGTACTCGTTGCTGAGCCCGAGATAGACGGTGTAACACATCAGACAGAGGATGACGGCGAAGGGGAGGCCGGTCGTGATCGCGGCCGTCTGGAGCGCCGTCAGACCGCCGCCGTAGAGCAGGATGGCGGCGACGGCGCCCTCGGTGACGGCCCAGAAGATGCGCTGGGCACGGGGCACGTCGTGTTTGCCCCCGGAGGTCAGGTGGTCGACGACCAGCGACCCGGAGTCCGAGGAGGTGACGAAGAAGGTGATCACCAGGAGTGTCGCGAGGATGCCCGAAATCGCCCCGAGCGGGAACTGTTCGAGCATGGCGAACATGGCGACCGTCTGACCGAGTTCGTTGTAGGTCGCAAGCGCCGCGCCGTTGCCCTGCAGGGAGTTGAAGAGGGCGGCCCCGCCGAACGTCGAGAGCCAGATGGTGGAGAACATCGCCGGCAGGACGAGGACGCCCATGACGAACTGTCGGATGGTGCGGCCCTTCGAGATGCGGGCGATGAACATCCCGACGAACGGCGACCACGCGATCCACCAGCCCCAGTAGAAGACGGTCCAGGCAGTGACCGTACTCCCGCCGGGGGCGAGGGTACCACGGAAGAAGCCGAGCGCGAGGATGTTGTTGAAGTAGACGCCGAGCCCTTCGACCCACGCACCGAGGATGTACACCGTCGGCCCCACGATCAGGAGGAAGCCGAGCAGGGCGAACATCAGGTAGAGGTTGATGGTGCTCAGGCGCTTGACCCCGCCGTCGAGGCCGGCGGCGACCGAGAGGGTCGCGATGCCGGTGATGCCCGCGATGAGGAGCACCTGAACGAGCGAGTTCGTGGGGATGGAGACGAGGCCGAGGAGGTCCCCACCGACGTAGGAGAGACCCTGGTTCACCTGCGCGACGCCGAGGCCGAGCGAGGTAGCCAGGCCGAACAGCGTCGCGAACACCGTCACGAGGTCGATGATGTGTCCCGGCCAGCCGTAGATACGGTCACCGAGCAGGGGCCAGAAGATCGATCGGAAGGTGAGCGGCAGGCCCCGGTTGAACGAGAAGAAGGCGAGGCCGAGACCGACGAGGCCGTAGACGGCCCACGGATGGAAGCCCCAGTGGAAGAACGTCTGGGCCATCGCCGCCGACGCCGCCGCACCGGTTCCCGCCTCCGCACCGAAGAAGCCGGGGACGTTCTGGAAGTAGTACAGCGGTTCGGAGACGCTGAAGAACATGAGGCCGATCCCCATGCCGGCGCTGAACAGCATCGCCATCCAGGAGAAGTCGCTGAACTCCTTTTCGGCCTCGACGCCACCGATCTTGATCTTGCCGAACTTGCTGAAGGCGAAAAAGAGGAGCACGACGATGAAGATGTTCACCGCCAGCAGGTAGAACCAGCCGAAGTTCTCGCCGATGAAATTGAACAGAGCCGTGTACATCGACGCGGCTTGGTCACCGAGCAACACGGTGACCGCGATGAACAGCGCGATAACTACGAGCGCGACCGGGAAGACGACCGGGTGGATGTCGAATCCGAACCGCTGGATGTTGGTGTCGCCGGGTTCGCGGTCGGATTCGGGGTGGAACAGCTCTACCTGGAGCCCCTCGGACATCTCTCCAGTCGTGTCGTCTGATTCAGCCATACCGTTCCTCCGTCCGGCGCGTGCCGGTCCTGTGTTGTCGATGGATCATGTGCGTGTCTCCGGATGTCGGTCGTCGGTCTGTGCGTCGCCCGCGCGGTCGTCGTCCGGCGAGCGATCGGTTGTCATGGTGCTGGGTAGCCGCACCCATGACAGAGAGCCACATAGAGTCTACTCGTTGTGTCAAATAAAGTTTGGCGTTTTCATCGACCCGAATCGGCCCGATTACCGGAGGATCTTCTCTCGGCCGGGGTCGAACAGCGGTTCGTCACGCACCGTGGCGTCGTACGTCGTCCCCTCGCACAGGACCTGCACCGGAGTCCCCGCGTCGGCGTACTCGCTGGGGAGGTACGCGTAGGCGATGGACTCGCCGACGCTGTAGCCGTAGTCACCGGCGACGACGTAGCCGAGCGACTCGTCGCCGTCCATGACCGGCCGCCCGCCGAGGACGATGTCGGACGAGTCGTCGAGGGTCAACGGCGTGAGTCGGCTGTCCGGGCCCGACTCCCGTACCTCGGTCAGCGCGTCGCGGCCCACGAAGTCGGTGTCCATGTCGACGGCGAAGGGGAGCCCAGCCGAGAAGGGGTCGGCGTCGGTGTCGATGTCGGTCCCCCAGAGGCGGTAGCCCTTCTCCAGGCGCATGGATTCGAGCGCGCCCCCGCCCATCGGCCGCACGTCGAGGTCCTGGCCCGCCTCCCACAGCGTCTCCCAGAGGCGTGAACCGTACTCCGTCGGCGCCCACAGTTCCCAGCCGAGTTCGCCGACGTAAGAGACCCTGAGCGCGAGGACGGGTACCTCGCCCACGTAGATGCGCTTGGCGCTGAAGTAGGGGAACCCCTCCGCGGACACGTCGGCGTCGGTGACCCGCTGGAGGAGCAGGCGGGAGTTCGGCCCCCACAGTCCGATCGTGGATCGAGCCCCTTCCTCGACGGTGACCGACACCGTCTCCGGGGCGTGTTTCTCGAGCCACCCGCCGTGGATGCCCGGCGAGTTGCCGCCGCCGGTCGTCACCACGAACTCCTCCGGGCCGAGGCGGACGACGGTCACGTCCGCCAAGATGTTCCCGCCCTCGTTACAGAGGAGGGAGTAGCGGACCCGC contains these protein-coding regions:
- a CDS encoding archaea-specific SMC-related protein, whose translation is MTGDDTTGECERDTAHEWRLGVRNVGGIDRASVTLTPGVTVVAGANATNKSSLLGSLGGVLGGPHPPLRGGCDDGTITLDTGGERYALDLCRRDGETVVADATPYAEASTLVDLFVALGEENPIRRAVVDGGDLHDLLMRPVDTDEIDAEIERLQARRDEIDERIAALDERVDDLPELEVRATTLAERRDDVAARLDEQRDAVDEADYREAAEATRELLDDLTSARSERERLRERRETKRRAAESLREDRATVEERLAESTPDGAESVEARLEEIETELRRLRDRKGRLDETINALSPIVELNQGVLTEDERPPDFGAADVVSKLNPESESVTCWTCGQSAERAEIEAQIEAVEAVLDEKRAERTAVESRIEERRAERANLDARREEHADLEARRRRLERKIEERERSISALDDRIDGVSDRIEALEAELETTDAASDLVARHRTVSDLEYERGRLERELADVEADIEAAEDARAERESLREERETVRTRLAACRERVERIERETVETVNDCLARVLDRLDYRGIERVWIERREAESETVFDLQVVRTTDDGSVYRAAVDTLSKSEREVVGLVIALAGYLVYDVAETVPVVVVDAIEMLDAARIGGLLGFFTDHARYVVAAVLPEEAERLRERFETADLEAS
- a CDS encoding BCCT family transporter, producing the protein MASRATAVVERLARSALLPACALSGIVVVSGFFFPAIVGSVVSGRGWLVLSLLFFGTGLAYLALLPVDPPTADDARPGAPYLLRVRHLSWRNWIGGFLARQDPVTFGVPVAVLATFFAARLAAPDRTVVAVTTAQRVLFREFDWLFLGAMFLAVVYALFLLVGPWGSIRLGGPDADPDYTYPTYFAMVFTAGIAAGVVFWGPAESLFHYASPPPATGVDPRSPAAAVAALTYASFHWGVSAWSAYLVVGLPIAYFTHQRGAPLRVSTILTPFLGVDGLDGAFAKLVDVLAIFATIGGVATSVAFVGQQFLAGITFQWGVAVGGTGALLFVAGLVVIYSISAESGVQRGIRRIAGINLGLFALFALLLFVVGPRGFVVDAGATALGRYATDFVAMSFAPSSSWVADWTVWNWSWWFSWAPFAGLFLAALSKGRRVRTVAFTVVVATGAASVCWHLLFGGTALAFQRSGRADVLAAIEAAGGSEAVAGFPVLAALPLSRLLLFAFLALIVVFMVTSADTSTLVVSILATKRGVAPTTGSIAFWGVLQGAVAGAVLLVGGGESLQAAAVLTGGPFAVLSLVALVGLTLAFRRHERDRPSLRAQLRAVVTALSRPGGDE
- a CDS encoding NAD-binding protein, which translates into the protein MATDPPETPGDTALDELFHQPEQVPLVYWRAFSGSKTAVLLAGAAAVLAFVAGISHLSQGGVTPTGPLAGALPPDAAAVMPLASIVVAFLLTGVAVGLRSRYRLAWYGALACFSGVVVLPLVTGAASDAVPALAGAVGLGFAVANRSEFDRPVELTPFQTTALLAFVAVQVYGTVGTYAMRENFVGVDTVTDAFYYIVVTGTTVGYGDATPTTQVTKLFTLSVIVLGTGAFTVATGSLIIPALESRISSAFGTMTASELTLLDDHVLVLGTGELTEPLLDELATTADVVVVTADDDVAAALDDHEVSVLTADPTDEEAILDARIDTARGVVVATDDDARDALAVVAARQANPDVRIVAAATDQKHVDKLEAVGADAVISPAVIGGRLLGQSVLGADDALASVFDDGEDGDA
- a CDS encoding universal stress protein → MYENILIPFDGSDEAMKGAKHGIELAATCGGTVHALYVVDLPGAPRTVYLRDDEDEMRERYREYGEEVTGDVCEMAAEEGLDCVTALRSGSPGEEIVDYAKDEGMDVIVLGSAYRGKWGALLGSTAEKVVRTAETPVVTVREKMND
- a CDS encoding BCCT family transporter → MAESDDTTGEMSEGLQVELFHPESDREPGDTNIQRFGFDIHPVVFPVALVVIALFIAVTVLLGDQAASMYTALFNFIGENFGWFYLLAVNIFIVVLLFFAFSKFGKIKIGGVEAEKEFSDFSWMAMLFSAGMGIGLMFFSVSEPLYYFQNVPGFFGAEAGTGAAASAAMAQTFFHWGFHPWAVYGLVGLGLAFFSFNRGLPLTFRSIFWPLLGDRIYGWPGHIIDLVTVFATLFGLATSLGLGVAQVNQGLSYVGGDLLGLVSIPTNSLVQVLLIAGITGIATLSVAAGLDGGVKRLSTINLYLMFALLGFLLIVGPTVYILGAWVEGLGVYFNNILALGFFRGTLAPGGSTVTAWTVFYWGWWIAWSPFVGMFIARISKGRTIRQFVMGVLVLPAMFSTIWLSTFGGAALFNSLQGNGAALATYNELGQTVAMFAMLEQFPLGAISGILATLLVITFFVTSSDSGSLVVDHLTSGGKHDVPRAQRIFWAVTEGAVAAILLYGGGLTALQTAAITTGLPFAVILCLMCYTVYLGLSNEYEILESEEFAETIEELTDRENVDVVTAGDEMVTDVREGDDAASSD